A genome region from Sphingobium sp. WTD-1 includes the following:
- a CDS encoding cytochrome P450: protein MATTQATPVMDIPAHVPPELVREIGLTTGPEFLAAPHAFMAKLHETHPPIFYSVNPLIGNSWCTIKHEDAFFALRHPEYFTTAGATPFPRDPNNYFHFIPLEIDPPHHRKYRAILDSTFSPQSVLRLESYMRRLTNDLIDSFIDAGEVEFTTAFGRPLPVSIFLDLMGLPQEMRDTFVGWAVDLLHSQDRMTAGLAMRGIEAYLAQVIVEKTAKPDEGVISTIIQARPDGEPLTEREIFGFTFFLFIAGLDTVFATLNNIWLWLAQNPDRRREIIAHPDQINAQVEELLRVFSVTFSGRTLTQDLEMRGVQMKKGDKFNSILPACNYDPDIFPDPMRVDFNRPRKPILAFAGGVHSCIGAHLARLEVKVALQEWLRRIPDFSVQPDAAISYWPGGVVGPKTLPLVW from the coding sequence ATGGCAACCACCCAAGCGACGCCAGTCATGGACATTCCGGCCCATGTCCCGCCCGAACTGGTGCGCGAGATCGGCCTCACCACCGGTCCCGAATTTCTCGCCGCGCCCCATGCCTTCATGGCCAAGCTGCACGAGACGCATCCGCCGATCTTCTACAGCGTCAATCCGCTGATCGGGAACAGCTGGTGTACGATCAAGCACGAGGATGCCTTCTTCGCGCTGCGCCATCCGGAATATTTCACCACCGCCGGGGCCACGCCCTTCCCGCGCGATCCCAATAATTATTTCCATTTCATCCCGCTGGAGATCGATCCGCCGCATCATCGCAAATATCGCGCGATCCTCGATTCGACCTTTTCGCCGCAAAGCGTGCTGCGGCTCGAATCCTACATGCGCCGTCTTACCAACGACCTGATCGACAGCTTCATCGATGCGGGCGAAGTGGAATTCACCACCGCCTTCGGTCGGCCGCTGCCGGTGTCGATCTTCCTCGACCTGATGGGCCTGCCGCAGGAGATGCGCGATACCTTCGTCGGCTGGGCGGTCGACCTGCTCCATTCGCAGGATCGCATGACCGCCGGCCTCGCCATGCGGGGGATCGAGGCCTATCTGGCGCAGGTGATCGTCGAGAAGACGGCCAAGCCTGACGAGGGCGTCATCAGCACGATCATCCAGGCCCGCCCTGACGGCGAACCGCTGACCGAGCGGGAGATTTTCGGCTTCACCTTCTTCCTGTTCATCGCCGGGCTCGACACGGTGTTCGCGACGCTCAACAATATCTGGCTGTGGCTGGCGCAAAATCCCGATCGGCGCCGCGAGATCATCGCCCATCCCGACCAGATCAATGCCCAGGTAGAAGAATTGCTGCGGGTCTTTTCCGTCACCTTCTCCGGCCGGACCCTGACCCAGGATCTGGAGATGCGCGGAGTGCAGATGAAGAAGGGGGACAAATTCAACAGCATCCTGCCCGCCTGCAATTACGACCCGGACATCTTTCCCGATCCGATGCGCGTGGACTTCAACCGTCCACGCAAGCCGATCCTGGCCTTTGCCGGCGGCGTGCATAGCTGCATCGGTGCGCATCTCGCGCGGCTGGAAGTCAAGGTGGCGTTGCAGGAATGGCTGCGTCGCATACCCGATTTTTCGGTCCAGCCCGATGCTGCGATCAGCTATTGGCCAGGCGGCGTGGTCGGCCCGAAAACATTGCCCTTGGTCTGGTAG
- a CDS encoding 2Fe-2S iron-sulfur cluster-binding protein, whose amino-acid sequence MATVLFVEASGAEHRIDVPTGENLMRAALNEGLEGMVGECGGGLACATCHCYVDDGWADRLPAPAQTEQDMLDCTASERRPSSRLSCQIIASDAIDGLVVHLPAAQY is encoded by the coding sequence ATGGCGACGGTCCTCTTTGTCGAGGCCAGCGGTGCGGAACATCGGATCGATGTGCCGACGGGCGAGAATCTGATGCGCGCGGCGCTCAACGAGGGGCTGGAGGGCATGGTCGGCGAATGCGGCGGCGGCCTCGCCTGCGCGACCTGCCATTGCTATGTCGATGACGGCTGGGCCGATCGGCTGCCTGCGCCCGCGCAGACTGAGCAGGATATGCTCGACTGCACCGCCAGCGAACGCCGCCCGAGCAGTCGCCTGAGCTGTCAGATCATCGCCAGCGATGCGATCGACGGGTTGGTCGTCCACCTGCCCGCCGCGCAATATTGA
- a CDS encoding helix-turn-helix domain-containing protein → MSMYRAPQTDDAIAEMDDRNQQIVAAAYDLLDEEGLEGLTIRAVLQRTGLARRAFYDRFAGKDDLVLAVFAHTLRRAAEQFAEQVRGLSDPLARLHHIVAGIVIGRAAMGGEWQGGQRRSAALSREHLRLAEARPVELQKAVSPLIDLIATILSDGMAEGQVRAGPASWMALLVYNLVSTTVHSQLLAEEAAIPDRQHREELAAEIWEFCRRAIAA, encoded by the coding sequence ATGAGCATGTACCGGGCGCCGCAGACCGACGACGCGATCGCGGAAATGGACGATCGCAACCAGCAGATCGTGGCTGCCGCCTATGATCTGCTCGACGAGGAAGGGCTGGAAGGGCTGACCATTCGCGCGGTGCTGCAACGGACCGGACTTGCCCGCCGCGCCTTTTACGACCGGTTCGCCGGCAAGGATGATCTGGTCCTTGCGGTGTTTGCCCATACGCTGCGCCGCGCGGCCGAGCAGTTCGCCGAGCAGGTGCGCGGCCTGTCCGATCCGCTCGCGCGCCTCCATCATATCGTGGCCGGTATCGTTATCGGCCGGGCAGCGATGGGCGGGGAATGGCAAGGCGGCCAGCGCCGGAGCGCCGCGCTCAGCCGCGAGCATCTGCGCCTGGCGGAGGCGCGTCCGGTCGAACTGCAAAAGGCGGTAAGCCCGCTCATCGACCTGATTGCCACGATCCTGTCCGACGGCATGGCAGAGGGGCAGGTCCGCGCAGGACCGGCGTCGTGGATGGCGCTGCTTGTCTATAATCTGGTCTCGACCACCGTCCACAGCCAGTTGCTGGCGGAAGAGGCCGCGATTCCCGACCGCCAGCATCGCGAGGAACTGGCGGCCGAGATATGGGAATTTTGCCGTCGGGCGATCGCGGCCTAG
- a CDS encoding alpha/beta hydrolase fold domain-containing protein: MTMRFALPFVLLALAGTAPAQTPPPDSPAASGTIEPDGTVNVPGFRLPPSIYLSEAAKKALPRTPTDPEEPMMRAVSAGQAGALRQRMPQLVAPRIDALKAMYKVVTRDEQIAGIPAVRAIPAAGVAAGNRRKILLNLPGGGFIMGVAGGTGMMESIPLAGLAGVEILSITYRQAPETIWPAATEDVTKVYRELLKTYKPQDIGIFGCSAGGLLTAEAIAWFIHEKLPLPGAIGIFCASGDARWGGDSQSFARPFQALPPRDDVRAYFKGVDRSDPLVSPALSPTTLKLFPPTLLITGTRAFEMSATVNTHRELVKAGVDADLHMWDGLGHAFFYDPALPESREAFDVMTAFFRNRLKLAR; the protein is encoded by the coding sequence ATGACGATGCGATTCGCCTTGCCGTTTGTCCTGCTGGCCCTGGCCGGGACGGCACCGGCCCAGACACCACCGCCCGATAGCCCGGCGGCTTCCGGCACGATCGAGCCGGATGGCACGGTCAATGTTCCCGGCTTTCGCCTGCCCCCCTCCATCTATCTGAGCGAGGCGGCGAAGAAGGCGCTGCCGCGCACGCCGACCGACCCGGAAGAACCGATGATGCGCGCGGTTTCCGCTGGGCAGGCCGGCGCGCTGCGCCAGCGCATGCCGCAACTGGTGGCGCCGCGCATCGATGCGCTCAAGGCAATGTACAAGGTGGTGACGCGCGACGAGCAGATCGCCGGCATTCCCGCCGTGCGCGCGATCCCGGCGGCCGGCGTGGCAGCGGGCAACCGCAGGAAGATATTGCTCAACCTGCCGGGCGGCGGCTTCATCATGGGGGTCGCCGGCGGCACCGGCATGATGGAATCGATCCCGCTTGCGGGGCTGGCCGGGGTGGAGATCCTCTCCATCACCTATCGCCAGGCGCCCGAAACCATCTGGCCGGCCGCGACCGAGGATGTGACCAAAGTCTATCGCGAACTGCTCAAGACCTACAAGCCGCAGGATATCGGCATCTTCGGCTGTTCGGCCGGCGGGCTGCTGACGGCCGAGGCGATCGCCTGGTTCATCCATGAAAAGCTGCCGCTTCCCGGCGCGATCGGCATTTTCTGCGCCTCGGGCGACGCGCGCTGGGGCGGCGACAGCCAGAGCTTCGCCCGGCCCTTCCAGGCGCTGCCGCCACGCGACGATGTCCGCGCCTATTTCAAGGGTGTCGATCGCAGCGATCCGCTGGTGTCTCCGGCGCTGTCGCCCACGACGCTGAAACTGTTTCCACCGACGCTGCTGATCACCGGCACCCGCGCCTTCGAGATGAGCGCGACCGTCAACACCCATCGCGAACTGGTCAAGGCCGGGGTCGATGCCGACCTGCATATGTGGGATGGGCTGGGCCATGCCTTTTTCTACGATCCCGCCCTGCCGGAATCGCGCGAGGCCTTCGACGTCATGACCGCCTTCTTCCGCAATCGGCTGAAGCTGGCGCGCTAG
- a CDS encoding MarR family transcriptional regulator gives MTIDPDSAFTDPLDAMLGFHLRRTAAAVTGALAEAMAPLGLNPGEATLLRLIGANPGCTQSDIARALRAQPANLVPLINKLALSGLLAKGAGKGRAIPLSLTTEGLVLHDRVCAAFDAHEARIGRSIPVEQHRDVIALLRQICLDACCGPA, from the coding sequence GTGACGATCGATCCCGACAGCGCCTTCACCGACCCGCTCGACGCGATGCTGGGCTTTCATCTGCGCCGCACGGCGGCGGCGGTCACCGGCGCGCTTGCCGAGGCGATGGCGCCGCTTGGCCTCAATCCGGGCGAAGCGACCTTGCTGCGGCTGATCGGTGCCAATCCGGGCTGTACCCAGAGCGACATTGCCCGTGCGCTGCGCGCCCAGCCGGCCAATCTGGTGCCGCTCATCAACAAGCTGGCGCTGTCTGGCCTATTGGCAAAGGGGGCGGGCAAGGGCCGCGCGATCCCGCTATCGCTGACGACGGAGGGGCTGGTGCTGCACGACAGGGTCTGTGCGGCGTTCGACGCGCATGAGGCGCGGATCGGTCGCTCCATCCCGGTCGAACAGCATCGCGACGTCATCGCCCTGTTGCGCCAGATCTGCCTCGACGCCTGCTGCGGCCCGGCCTAA
- a CDS encoding glutathione S-transferase, translating to MADVPILYSFRRCPYAMRARLAMLVSGQAVAHREILLRAKPAAMLAASPKGTVPVLVLADGRVIDESLEIMRWALGQNDPEAWLADDDGALIAANDGPFKRHLDRYKYAERHGSDPIAHRTEAAGLLEALEARLRDQAQLCGARRTLADMAIFPFVRQFAAVEPDWFAAQPWAALRGWLAGHLESELFAQAMVRHPLWMEAEAD from the coding sequence ATGGCCGATGTCCCGATCCTCTATTCCTTCCGCCGCTGTCCCTATGCGATGCGGGCGCGGCTGGCGATGCTGGTGAGCGGACAGGCGGTGGCGCATCGCGAAATCCTGCTGCGCGCCAAGCCGGCGGCGATGTTGGCCGCCTCGCCCAAGGGGACGGTGCCGGTGCTGGTCCTGGCCGATGGTCGGGTGATCGACGAGAGTCTGGAGATCATGCGCTGGGCGCTGGGGCAGAATGACCCAGAGGCGTGGCTGGCGGACGACGACGGGGCGCTGATCGCGGCCAATGACGGGCCGTTCAAACGGCATCTCGATCGCTACAAATATGCCGAGCGCCATGGCAGCGACCCGATCGCGCATCGGACCGAGGCGGCCGGTTTGCTGGAGGCATTGGAGGCACGGTTACGCGATCAGGCCCAGCTTTGCGGCGCGCGGCGGACATTGGCCGACATGGCGATCTTTCCGTTCGTGCGGCAGTTCGCGGCGGTCGAGCCGGACTGGTTTGCCGCGCAGCCCTGGGCCGCGTTGCGCGGCTGGCTGGCCGGGCATCTGGAATCCGAGCTGTTCGCTCAAGCCATGGTGCGGCACCCGCTATGGATGGAAGCGGAGGCCGATTAG
- a CDS encoding SDR family oxidoreductase: MQVAIITGAGSGIGLCTAKMLHDAGMAIVGVGRDPAKLATLESEIGDPARVATLSIDVTQDDAPAQIVQLALDRFGRIDFLVNNAGAGSPKPLHETDDATLDGFLDLMLRAPFRLAREAIVHMGEGCGIVNVTSTYAVIGGRRGGAYSAAKGGLDALTKHIACDYGPQGIRANCVAPGVTMTDMVRHRFEDEMFKRVNVETTPFPRLGEVEDVASTIAFLCSPGAAFINGQTIVVDGGWTSTKYLSPRALTTKWVEAE, translated from the coding sequence ATGCAGGTAGCGATCATCACCGGGGCGGGCAGCGGCATCGGGCTCTGCACGGCGAAGATGCTGCATGATGCCGGCATGGCGATCGTCGGCGTCGGTCGCGATCCGGCCAAGCTGGCGACGCTGGAGAGCGAAATCGGCGATCCGGCGCGGGTCGCCACCCTGTCCATCGACGTGACGCAGGATGATGCGCCGGCGCAGATCGTGCAGCTGGCGCTCGACCGCTTCGGCCGCATCGATTTCCTGGTCAACAATGCCGGCGCGGGCAGCCCCAAGCCGCTGCACGAGACCGACGACGCCACGCTGGACGGGTTCCTGGACCTCATGCTGCGCGCACCCTTCCGCCTGGCGCGCGAGGCGATCGTCCATATGGGCGAGGGCTGCGGCATCGTGAACGTCACCTCCACCTATGCGGTGATCGGCGGGCGGCGCGGCGGCGCCTATTCGGCGGCCAAGGGCGGGCTGGACGCGCTGACCAAGCATATCGCCTGCGATTACGGCCCGCAGGGCATCCGCGCCAATTGCGTCGCGCCGGGCGTCACCATGACCGACATGGTGCGCCACCGCTTCGAGGACGAGATGTTCAAGCGGGTGAATGTGGAAACCACCCCCTTCCCGCGGCTGGGCGAGGTAGAGGATGTGGCCAGCACCATCGCCTTCCTTTGTTCGCCCGGCGCCGCCTTCATCAACGGCCAGACGATCGTGGTGGATGGCGGCTGGACATCGACCAAATATCTCTCGCCGCGCGCGCTGACGACGAAATGGGTCGAGGCGGAGTAA
- a CDS encoding SDR family NAD(P)-dependent oxidoreductase, with translation MSELRYDDRVIVITGAGRGLGRAYAELLGARGARVVVNDPGSAVRGEGIDAGPAAEVVAAIKAQGGEAIVSTDSVATPEGGRAIIEAALDHYGRIDGLIHNAGNVRYGSMQALSQEDFDAVLDVHLRGAFHVARAAFPHMCKARYGRIVLTSSIGGLYGNRDCVNYGMSKSGMIGLNNVLALEGEAEGVKSNIIVPGAVTRMAEGLDISQYPPMGPELVSPVVAWLAHESCSVTGEMLVSIAGRVARAFIAESKGVYQPSWTPEDVGARIDAIMDSQDPLVFGLEGHVDHIRYSFGRAVAGE, from the coding sequence ATGTCCGAACTGCGCTACGACGATCGCGTCATCGTCATCACCGGTGCCGGGCGGGGGCTTGGCCGCGCCTATGCGGAACTGCTCGGCGCACGCGGGGCCAGGGTCGTGGTCAATGATCCGGGTAGCGCCGTGCGCGGCGAGGGGATCGATGCTGGCCCGGCGGCCGAAGTGGTCGCCGCGATCAAGGCGCAGGGCGGCGAAGCGATCGTCTCGACCGACAGCGTCGCCACGCCGGAGGGTGGCCGTGCCATCATAGAGGCGGCGCTCGACCATTATGGCCGGATCGACGGGCTGATCCACAATGCCGGCAATGTCCGCTACGGCTCGATGCAGGCGCTCAGCCAGGAAGATTTCGACGCCGTGCTGGACGTCCATCTGCGCGGCGCCTTCCATGTCGCCCGCGCTGCCTTCCCGCATATGTGCAAGGCGCGCTATGGCCGGATCGTCCTCACCAGCTCGATCGGCGGCCTCTATGGCAATCGCGATTGCGTCAATTATGGCATGTCCAAATCGGGCATGATCGGCCTCAACAATGTGCTGGCGCTGGAGGGGGAGGCCGAAGGGGTCAAATCCAACATCATCGTGCCCGGCGCCGTCACCCGCATGGCCGAGGGGCTGGATATCTCCCAATATCCGCCGATGGGGCCGGAACTGGTCTCGCCGGTCGTTGCCTGGCTGGCGCATGAAAGCTGCTCGGTCACGGGCGAGATGCTGGTGTCGATCGCCGGCCGCGTCGCCCGCGCGTTCATCGCCGAGAGCAAGGGCGTCTATCAGCCCAGCTGGACGCCGGAGGATGTCGGCGCCCGGATCGACGCGATCATGGACAGCCAGGATCCGCTGGTCTTCGGGCTGGAGGGCCATGTCGACCATATCCGCTACAGCTTCGGCCGCGCCGTCGCGGGGGAATAG
- a CDS encoding group III truncated hemoglobin, whose translation MKAERIDEASLRHLVESFYARVRADDRLGPIFNDAVDDWPAHIDRLVDFWSSVMLSSGRYKGQPVPVHMAHRDRITPALFDHWLNLWSQTTDAVMGPAAAAALQDKAQRIAESLQLALFFRLGQPPAAGA comes from the coding sequence ATGAAGGCGGAACGGATCGACGAGGCCAGCCTGCGCCATCTGGTCGAAAGCTTCTATGCCCGCGTCCGCGCGGACGACCGGCTTGGTCCGATCTTCAACGATGCCGTGGACGACTGGCCGGCGCATATCGACCGGCTGGTCGATTTCTGGTCGTCGGTGATGCTGTCATCGGGCCGCTACAAGGGGCAGCCCGTCCCGGTGCATATGGCGCATCGCGACCGGATCACGCCCGCCCTGTTCGACCATTGGCTGAATCTCTGGTCGCAGACGACCGATGCCGTCATGGGTCCGGCGGCGGCCGCCGCCTTGCAGGACAAGGCGCAGCGTATTGCGGAAAGCCTGCAACTCGCGCTGTTTTTCCGGCTGGGGCAGCCGCCGGCGGCGGGGGCATGA
- a CDS encoding DUF4019 domain-containing protein, protein MTSGMTDGLWALTEKEKQTLRLMVRGHDAKSIARSLDLSVHTINERLRDARRKMAVSSSREAARLLLEAEGTPEASPPDFLGDRLLGADAAPVEADQDEAPVVGVRPADRRRPILPGVLLMTFVLGLLALAALPDAAPTPQAMPAAAQAHNAEVVDAARQWLALIDQDKWAESYRGTGSAFQKLNTVQVWTEVSQTMRGRFGTLQSRSLLSQEELPAPPHGYEVVKFRASYANQAQAIETVTLDRENGAWRVVGVTIE, encoded by the coding sequence ATGACCAGCGGGATGACAGACGGCCTTTGGGCGCTGACCGAGAAGGAAAAGCAGACGCTGCGCCTGATGGTCCGGGGCCATGACGCGAAATCGATCGCGCGCAGCCTGGACCTGTCGGTCCATACCATCAACGAACGGCTGCGCGATGCCCGGCGCAAGATGGCAGTGTCGAGCAGCCGCGAGGCCGCCCGGCTGTTGCTGGAAGCCGAAGGCACGCCCGAGGCATCACCCCCCGATTTTCTGGGGGACAGGCTATTGGGGGCAGACGCCGCCCCGGTCGAAGCGGATCAGGACGAGGCGCCGGTCGTCGGCGTGAGGCCGGCCGATCGCCGGCGCCCGATCCTTCCTGGAGTGCTTCTCATGACTTTTGTCCTTGGCCTGCTGGCGCTCGCCGCCCTGCCCGATGCCGCCCCCACACCGCAAGCGATGCCGGCCGCCGCCCAGGCGCATAATGCCGAGGTCGTCGACGCCGCACGCCAATGGCTGGCGCTGATCGACCAGGATAAATGGGCCGAAAGCTATCGCGGCACCGGCAGCGCTTTCCAGAAACTCAATACGGTGCAGGTCTGGACGGAGGTGTCGCAGACGATGCGCGGCCGGTTCGGCACCCTCCAGTCCCGCAGCCTGCTGAGCCAGGAGGAACTGCCGGCCCCGCCCCATGGCTATGAAGTGGTGAAGTTTCGCGCCAGCTACGCCAATCAGGCACAGGCGATCGAGACGGTGACGCTGGATCGCGAAAATGGCGCCTGGCGCGTGGTCGGCGTGACGATCGAATAA
- a CDS encoding c-type cytochrome, giving the protein MLRPASAALLLTLSLIGCADDRRAERLKAAGPNPTLEKLMTVADAKAGARLFGTCAACHTSSAGGPDTGGPNLHGIYGQPIGQHSARFGYTAALRAKGGVWDDKALDAWIANPQRFVPGTKMQFSGIPDPLARADLIAYLRSLSD; this is encoded by the coding sequence ATGTTGCGTCCCGCCTCCGCCGCCCTGCTGCTGACCCTGAGCCTGATCGGCTGTGCCGACGATCGCCGCGCCGAGCGGTTGAAGGCGGCCGGCCCCAATCCGACGCTGGAAAAGCTGATGACGGTGGCTGACGCCAAGGCCGGCGCCCGGCTGTTCGGCACCTGCGCCGCCTGCCACACCAGCAGCGCCGGCGGCCCCGATACGGGCGGACCCAATCTGCACGGCATTTACGGCCAGCCGATCGGCCAGCACAGCGCCCGGTTCGGCTATACCGCCGCGTTGCGCGCCAAGGGCGGCGTTTGGGACGACAAGGCACTCGACGCCTGGATCGCCAATCCGCAGCGCTTCGTGCCCGGCACCAAGATGCAGTTCAGCGGCATCCCCGACCCGCTCGCGCGCGCCGACCTGATCGCCTATCTGCGCAGCCTGTCGGACTGA
- a CDS encoding AMP-binding protein, translated as MAGTGAGRRITAAGWDIRWDADQAAQAYADGWWRSDTAADALANAARDTPDRILLIDGDHCLTAAGLHDQAQRLAQALLARFPVASVISFMLPNWQEAAVIYMGATLAGMVANPILPSLRDHDLRFILADVDSRMIFVPERFRGHDYGAMLERVATEMERPPEIVIVRAEDGKVCAYDALLSSAPAGQPLPALDADEVRMVMYTSGTTGRPKGVMHSHNSINALIRQIGRHWLVEPGDRFLVPSPISHIGGSIYAFETPLLLGATAILMEQWNPDDAVRIMAEADCTHMAGATPFLQHLLAAARAADTRLPALKLFICGGASVPPALIREATSYFEQAVVSRVYGSTELPVTTVGVIDRADVTHAAETDGRPGIAIVRIAPDGEIRARGPQMMVGYIHKADEAASFDPDGYYRSGDQGAWVDGDHLVVTGRIKDLIIRNGENIAPKEIEDLLVGHDAIAEIAIVGVPDARTGERAVAVIVPRPGATPDVAALAAHLAGHGVARFKYPEAVALWDALPKNDAGKVLKQQIRARLVEEAAPATS; from the coding sequence ATGGCCGGGACAGGAGCAGGACGGCGGATCACCGCCGCAGGATGGGATATACGCTGGGACGCCGATCAGGCAGCGCAGGCCTATGCCGATGGCTGGTGGCGTTCGGACACCGCCGCCGATGCGTTGGCGAACGCCGCCCGCGATACGCCCGACCGCATCCTGCTGATCGACGGCGATCATTGCCTGACCGCTGCGGGCCTGCACGATCAGGCACAGCGTCTGGCGCAGGCCTTGCTGGCGCGCTTCCCGGTCGCCAGCGTCATATCCTTCATGCTGCCCAACTGGCAGGAGGCGGCGGTCATCTACATGGGCGCGACGCTCGCCGGCATGGTCGCCAATCCGATCCTGCCGTCGCTGCGCGACCATGATCTGCGCTTCATCCTGGCGGATGTGGACAGCCGGATGATCTTTGTGCCGGAACGCTTCCGCGGTCATGATTATGGCGCGATGCTGGAACGGGTGGCGACGGAGATGGAAAGGCCGCCGGAGATCGTCATCGTTCGGGCGGAAGATGGCAAAGTTTGCGCGTATGACGCCCTGTTGTCTTCGGCTCCGGCCGGCCAGCCGCTGCCCGCGCTGGACGCCGACGAGGTGCGGATGGTGATGTATACCAGCGGCACCACCGGCCGGCCCAAGGGGGTGATGCACAGCCATAATTCGATCAATGCGCTGATCCGCCAGATCGGCCGCCACTGGCTGGTCGAACCAGGCGACCGTTTCCTGGTGCCGTCGCCGATCAGCCATATCGGCGGGTCGATCTATGCGTTCGAGACGCCGCTGCTGCTGGGCGCGACGGCGATCCTGATGGAGCAGTGGAACCCGGATGACGCGGTGCGGATCATGGCCGAGGCCGATTGCACCCATATGGCCGGGGCCACCCCCTTCCTGCAGCATCTGCTGGCGGCGGCGCGCGCGGCGGATACGCGGCTGCCCGCGCTCAAATTGTTCATCTGTGGCGGGGCGTCGGTGCCGCCGGCGCTGATCCGCGAAGCGACCAGCTATTTCGAGCAGGCGGTGGTCAGCCGCGTCTATGGATCGACCGAATTGCCGGTCACGACCGTCGGCGTGATCGACCGGGCCGATGTCACCCATGCCGCCGAGACCGACGGCCGCCCCGGCATCGCCATCGTCCGCATCGCGCCGGATGGCGAGATTCGCGCGCGCGGGCCGCAGATGATGGTCGGCTATATCCACAAGGCGGATGAGGCCGCGAGCTTCGATCCGGACGGCTATTATCGCAGCGGCGACCAGGGTGCCTGGGTCGATGGCGACCATCTGGTAGTGACCGGCCGGATCAAGGATCTGATCATCCGCAATGGGGAGAATATCGCGCCCAAGGAGATCGAGGACCTGCTGGTGGGCCATGACGCCATTGCCGAGATCGCGATCGTCGGCGTCCCCGACGCGCGCACCGGCGAGCGGGCGGTGGCGGTGATCGTGCCGCGCCCCGGCGCCACGCCCGACGTCGCCGCGCTGGCCGCGCATCTGGCCGGCCATGGCGTCGCCCGCTTCAAATATCCCGAGGCGGTGGCGCTGTGGGACGCGCTGCCCAAGAATGACGCCGGCAAGGTGCTGAAGCAGCAGATCCGCGCACGGCTGGTGGAAGAGGCCGCACCGGCAACGTCGTAG